Proteins from one Psilocybe cubensis strain MGC-MH-2018 chromosome 11, whole genome shotgun sequence genomic window:
- a CDS encoding putative FAD-linked oxidoreductase (putative FAD-linked oxidoreductase ARB_02372) — translation MGTRLWKAAVTAICSLPLVFGTIIADNNRRAVLPDAVCIQISKAISSASGVFHPGDPLYDKGIFHYAISSSQNATCVVEPGTPADVGKILTILGRTRTPFAVKGGGHIANQGFSSTTGVQIAMFRFSEVNYHRASQTIDLGPGLIWDDVYAALQPFGVTAIGGRVTGVGVAGFTLGGGYSYKTNQFGLAVDNVISYQLVKPDGKVVEVTQASDPELFFGLKGGHNNFGIVTRFTVRAFPQTQVWGGSIVSDASTVDALTAATLAFQTNTDPKAAAIIGFSWDPTSSQLTALAFLFYDAPTPPPGIFDGFLDIQPLSSDVGTRDYLNLIQSAPLNATQGTRFAYNALPMLNFTPGISQLLVNETVFWGKALANKSEISVAYLAELFLPNIYSHNTDKTAYPPVRTIPFKPFMLDYNWASEEFDKDWHDAAVASSAHIRNAAVAQGQTDVLRSPVYPNYALAGTPLKEMYGDNLPALRVLKARVDPDNVMGLTGGWKF, via the exons ATGGGTACACGTCTTTGGAAGGCAGCTGTTACAGCAATCTGTAGCTTACCGTTGGTCTTTGGAACGATTATCGCAGACAACAACCGAAGGGCTGTTCTTCCTGACGCCGTCTGCATCCAGATCAGCAAGGCAATATCTTCGGCCAGCGGAGTGTTCCACCCAG GGGACCCGTTGTACGACAAGGGGATATTTCATTATGCGATCTCCAGCTCACAGAACGCGACTTGTGTAGTCGAACCAGGAACACCAGCGGACGTTGGAAAAATT CTAACCATACTCGgacgaacacgaacaccATTCGCA GTGAAGGGCGGCGGACACATCGCGAACCAGGGGTTTTCGTCCACAACCGGTGTTCAGATCGCGATGTTCCGCTTTTCGGAGGTCAATTACCATCGCGCGTCGCAGACGATTGACTTGGGTCCTGGGTTGATATGGGACGATGTGTACGCTGCACTGCAGCCTTTCGGGGTCACGGCGATAGGGGGACGCGTAACTGGAGTTGGAGTGGCTGGGTTTACACTCGGCGGTG GGTACTCGTATAAGACAAATCAGTTTGGGCTCGCGGTCGATAATGTGATTTCGTATCAGCTCGTTAAGCCCGATGGAAAGGTTGTTGAAGTTACTCAAGCTTCGGATCCTGAACTGTTCTTCGGATTGAAGGGTGGCCATAATAACTTT GGTATTGTAACTAGATTTACTGTGAGGGCATTCCCTCAAACGCAAGTCTGG GGCGGGAGCATAGTTTCTGATGCGTCGACTGTGGATGCTCTGACAGCGGCCACACTCGCATTCCAGACGAATACAGACCCCAAGGCCGCTGCAATAATAGGATTCTCATGGGATCCAACGAGTAGCCAA TTGACTGCGCTCGCGTTTCTCTTCTACGATGCGCCCACACCGCCGCCAGGCATATTTGATGGGTTTTTGGATATCCAGCCACTTTCGTCCGATGTTGGTACGAGGGATTACCTCAATCTTATACAGTCTGCGCCTCTGAATGCAACTCAGGGGACAAG ATTTGCTTATAATGCCCTTCCTATGCTCAATTTTACGCCTGGAATATCTCAATTACTGGTGAATGAAACAGTC TTCTGGGGGAAGGCTTTAGCGAATAAAAGCGAGATCAGCGTCGCGTACCTGGCGGAATTGTTCCTACCAAACATCTATTCCCACAACACCGACAAAACAGCATACCCACCTGTACGAACCATCCCATTCAAGCCCTTCATGCTAGACTACAACTGGGCCTCTGAGGAATTCGACAAGGATTGGCACGACGCTGCTGTCGCTAGCTCTGCGCACATTCGTAACGCCGCCGTTGCCCAGGGACAAACGGATGTTCTAAGATCGCCTGTGTATCCGAATTATGCGCTTGCTGGTACACCGCTGAAGGAGATGTATGGCGATAATCTTCCGGCGCTGCGTGTGTTGAAGGCGCGAGTTGATCCTGATAATGTTATGGGTCTTACTGGAGGATGGAAATTTTGA
- a CDS encoding Beta-1,2-xylosyltransferase 1, with protein sequence MQPLNTIEKPSIYLTFTYSKVPKGSFDVNVATRIGVDGAGGTINRYILVAAWTRKALKLSLFLVAAVLFVFIAFQNIAPFPIRAENVRLQRIPPQILAANSTQQLPFESPKPPLGKHLYRPDGLLEVNNDGAHPIYELMSRAEAEWVAKHERASKTLEDAVSEYRRRYKRAPPKGFDLWWKFAVEHNVQLPDEYDQIFIDLEAFWGIEPKDLIEIRKEIESKKGTYTIGKNETSQVEIVAHTFEEDQYPKLVNGTKDLMGLFRLFEDDLPPFRITMSPQDRPNLLSDYSIKAATLEAAASQTYIQRRALPKVKTVGWIAACPPNSLARQKTINLDSPPPRPSKKTFIWDHLQTMDPCNHPNHFYHHGQFLSHNMGPSPQSAMVPEFSYSSSMIHHDIRFPAPYGWLEDIYPLTNNPEWDDRKDERLLWRGANTGIFHGKNTRWEQSHRDFLVSYTNSLEGTVNVLPSNRTREERLGDLRELRAARINPAVMDVAFAGTPISCSPEICEVLKKTFPWRNKQSIQEAGNYKYVIDVDGNGWSGRFKKLMTTNSLVFKSTIYPEWFADRVAPWVHYVPIQIDLSDLHDALIFFRGDGNGDGAHEDLARKIAIAGRQWSKTYWRKEDLAAYFYRLCLEYIRLMSADRKLMSYKDAA encoded by the exons ATGCAGCCGTTGAACACCATAGAAAAACCATCGATTTACCTCACGTTCACCTATTCAAAAGTGCCCAAAGGAAGCTTCGATGTCAACGTCGCAACTCGGATTGGAGTCGATGGCGCGGGCGGTACGATCAATCGATACATTCTAGTGGCGGCTTG GACACGCAAAGCCCTGAAGCTATCACTTTTTCTGGTGGCTGCTGTACTTTTCGTCTTCATTGCCTTTCAAAACATTGCTCCCTTCCCGATACGAGCTGAAAATGTACGACTGCAACGAATACCACCGCAAATTCTAGCGGCAAATAGCACTCAACAACTGCCCTTCGAATCCCCAAAGCCGCCACTTGGGAAGCATCTGTATCGCCCCGATGGATTGTTGGAAGTTAACAACGACGGTGCACATCCTATATACGAACTTATGTCCCGAGCAGAGGCGGAATGGGTAGCAAAACACGAGCGAGCGAGCAAGACGCTTGAAGACGCTGTTTCTGAGTACAGGAGACGATATAAGCGAGCACCTCCCAAAGGATTCGATCTCTG GTGGAAATTTGCAGTAGAACATAATGTACAGCTACCGGACGAATACGATCAAATATTCATCGACTTAGAAGCATTCTGGGGGATAGAACCAAAGGATCTCATCGAAATTCGAAAGGAGATTGAATCAAAAAAAGGGACTTATACCATTGGCAAGAATGAGACGAGCCAGGTTGAGATCGTGGCACACACGTTCGAAGAGGACCAATATCCGAAGCTGGTTAATGGGACAAAAGACCTAATGGGTTTGTTTAGATTGTTTGAGGACGACCTTCCGCCTTTCCGCATTACCATGTCGCCGCAGGATAGACCAAACTTACTAAGCGACTACTCGATTAAAGCTGCCACTCTGGAGGCTGCGGCGTCACAGACAt ATATCCAACGCAGGGCGCTTCCAAAAGTCAAAACAGTAGGGTGGATAGCTGCTTGCCCACCAAATTCTCTTGCTCGTCAGAAGACCATTAACCTTGATAGTCCGCCACCGAGACCCTCGAAGAAAACGTTCATCTGGGATCATTTGCAAACGATGGATCCATGCAACCACCCTAACCATTTTTACCACCACGGTCAATTTCTCTCTCACAATATGGGGCCAAGTCCACAGTCCGCAATGGTTCCGGAATTTTCATACTCCTCGTCAATGATACATCACGACATTCGATTTCCAGCTCCGTATGGTTGGCTAGAGGACATTTATCCTCTCACTAATAACCCGGAATGGGATGACAGGAAGGACGAGCGCTTACTGTGGAGAGGCGCGAATACTGGTATATTTCACGGAAAAAACACCCGGTGGGAACAATCACATCGTGACTTTCTTGTCTCGTACACGAACAGTCTAGAGGGAACGGTCAATGTACTCCCTTCTAACAGAACCAGGGAGGAGAGACTAGGTGACCTACGTGAGCTCCGCGCTGCCAGAATCAATCCAGCAGTCATGGATGTCGCTTTCGCTGGGACACCGATATCCTGCTCTCCTGAGATATGTGAAGTTTTGAAAAAAACATTTCCATGGCGCAACAAGCAAAGCATTCAAGAGGCTGGAAATTACAAATACGTCATTGAT GTTGATGGAAATGGTTGGTCGGGTCGATTTAAAAAACTCATGACAACCAACTCTCTCGTTTTCAAATCGACCATCTACCCAGAATG GTTTGCAGACCGTGTTGCACCATGGGTGCACTACGTACCCATCCAAATTGACCTCTCAGATTTGCACGACGCACTAATTTTCTTTCGAGGAGATGGGAATGGTGATGGTGCCCATGAGGACTTGGCTCGCAAGATCGCGATTGCAGGAAGACAGTGGAGTAAGACGTattggagaaaagaagatcTAGCAGCATACTTTTATAG GTTGTGCCTAGAGTACATTCGACTTATGAGTGCCGACAGGAAGTTAATGAGTTATAAGGATGCCGCATAA
- a CDS encoding Oryzines biosynthesis cluster protein J, whose product MAVEHQRPPPVKPQELSRNLTRIVSGVGKDENNTTIDNIPFHETGLWGATTALLWRTSETPSKDSNTGKELDGAHRPGDRFGGFVNSNGTNFIVQDLAPGAEVPMHRSNSIDYIIMIKGEVISTGPGEKEEFHIKEGDILVRKANTHGYQNPGPGWARYAVVILDAEPVVVGGEVVPETLPNFDSSTA is encoded by the exons ATGGCCGTAGAGCACCAGCGTCCACCTCCAGTAAAACCACAAGAGCTATCGAGAAATCTAACGAGAATCGTTAGTGGAGTtggaaaagacgaaaacAATACAACGATAGATAACATTCCTTTTCAT GAAACCGGTCTTTGGGGTGCTACAACTGCCCTTCTATGGAGAACAAGTGAAACTCCCTCAAAGGACAGCAACACAGGCAAAGA ACTTGACGGGGCACATAGACCTGGAGACCGATTCGGCGGTTTTGTGAACAGCAATGGTACAAATTTCATTGTTCAGGATCTGGCGCCTGGAGCAGAGGTCCCTATG CATAGAAGCAACAGTATCGATTATATAATAATGA TCAAAGGCGAAGTTATAAGCACGGGTCCCGGCGAGAAAGAAGAATTTCATATCAAAGAAGGTGATATTCTTGTTCGCAAGGCGAACACGCACGGTTATCAGAACCCTGGTCCGGGCTGGGCAAGATATGCGGTGGTGATTCTCGATGCTGAGCCGGTTGTTGTAGGCGGAGAAGTCGTGCCAGAGACACTTCCAAATTTTGACTCTTCAACCGCATGA
- a CDS encoding Accumulation of dyads protein 2: MASHDVEKNGLHAITPQQALGNNGVLPASYGQAVRPSRIGNPGALGLFSFASTTFMLSLYNLQTRGIHTPNVVVGMAIFCGGLAQLLAGMWEFPRGNVFGGTAFTSYGAFWLAYATILIPGSGIVASYAGNEDELASALGIFLVAWMMVTFFLLVAALRKNVGFIVLFAFLTITFALLAAGEFSGKVSATKAGGAFGVATAFIAYYVGLSELLASEDMTVVSLPLGIFPKRVD; the protein is encoded by the exons ATGGCCTCGCACGACGTCGAAAAAAACGGTCTCCACGCCATTACCCCCCAGCAGGCCCTTGGAAATAATGGAGTTCTCCCAGCCTCCTACGGCCAGGCTGTTCGTCCATCGAGGATCGGCAATCCAGGTGCTCT TGGATTGTTCTCGTTCGCGTCGACCACGTTCATGCTCTCGCTCTACAATCTTCAGACGCGTGGTATCCACACTCCTAACGTTGTTGTTGGTATGGCCATCTTCTGCGGTGGACTGGCTCAGTTGCTCGCTGGCATGTGGGAGTTCCCTAGGGGCAACGTTTTCGGTGGAACAG CTTTCACCTCCTACGGTGCTTTCTGGTTGGCCTATGCCACCATCCTGATCCCTGGAAGCGGAATTGTCGCGTCGTACGCTGGAAATGAGGACGAGCTCGCCAGTGCTCTCGGTATCTTCCTGGTGGCATGGATGATGGTCACCTTCTTCTTGCT TGTTGCCGCACTCCGCAAGAACGTTGGCttcatcgtcctcttcgCTTTCCTTACCATCACCTTCGCTCTGTTAGCCGCCGGTGAATTCAGCGGTAAAGTTAG TGCAACCAAAGCTGGTGGAGCATTCGGTGTCGCCACAGCCTTCATCGCCTACTACGTCGGTCTCAGCGAGCTCTTGGCTTCAGAAGATATGACAGTAGTCTCCCTCCCCTTGGGCATCTTCCCCAAGCGCGTCGATTGA